One genomic region from Nitrospirota bacterium encodes:
- a CDS encoding P-II family nitrogen regulator, which produces MKKIEAIIKPFKLDEIKMALNELGVQGMTVTEVKGFGRQKGHVEFYRGAEYDINFVPKVKIEMVVPDKIAEQAISVIQAHAKTGDIGDGKIFVSNIDEVIRIRTGEKGEAAV; this is translated from the coding sequence ATGAAAAAGATAGAGGCGATAATTAAACCATTCAAGCTTGATGAGATAAAAATGGCGCTGAATGAACTTGGGGTACAGGGCATGACAGTAACAGAGGTTAAGGGTTTTGGAAGACAAAAAGGACATGTAGAGTTTTACCGCGGGGCAGAGTATGACATAAATTTTGTCCCGAAGGTAAAGATAGAGATGGTCGTGCCGGACAAGATAGCTGAGCAGGCAATCTCCGTGATTCAAGCGCATGCAAAAACAGGGGACATCGGCGACGGAAAGATCTTCGTCTCAAACATTGATGAGGTTATCAGGATACGAACAGGTGAAAAAGGAGAGGCAGCAGTTTAA
- a CDS encoding ammonium transporter, whose translation MKLRFILTATVSLVLPCLAYAGEPSAINSGDTAWMLISTALVTLMTPGLALFYGGMVRRKNVLGTIMHSFIMLCMVSVIWVLWGYSLAFGPDKWGISGSLEWFGLNGVGQEPSTFAPTVPHLIFMMFQSTFAVITPALITGAFAERMKFSALIIFTILWVTFVYSPLCHWVWGGGWIAKELGTLDFAGGIVVHISSAVAALAAIMVIGKRRGFGIEPMLPHNLPMTILGLGLLWFGWFGFNAGSALTSGGLASVAFVTTNTAAGAAAMSWLIIEWMQRGKPTALGAVSGAVAGLAGITPAAGFVSPLSAILIGIIAGALCYMGVNMKSRLGYDDSLDVIGIHGVSGTWGVLAVGLFASTAINSAGKDGLFFGNPSLLWTQSASVIVSYIFVFISTLIILKLVDWTIGLRVKDGEEFLGLDQSLHGENAYTQ comes from the coding sequence ATGAAATTGAGGTTTATCCTGACAGCAACAGTAAGTTTAGTTTTGCCATGCCTCGCTTATGCCGGAGAACCGTCTGCCATAAACAGCGGCGATACCGCATGGATGCTGATTTCAACAGCGCTTGTAACGCTGATGACACCGGGGCTTGCGCTCTTTTACGGCGGTATGGTCAGGAGGAAAAACGTGCTCGGAACCATTATGCACAGCTTTATCATGCTTTGCATGGTAAGTGTAATATGGGTATTGTGGGGATATTCGCTTGCATTCGGGCCTGATAAATGGGGCATTTCAGGAAGCCTTGAATGGTTTGGACTTAACGGTGTAGGGCAAGAGCCCTCCACGTTTGCGCCAACTGTCCCCCATCTGATATTTATGATGTTTCAGAGTACATTTGCAGTCATAACTCCGGCGCTGATTACAGGAGCATTTGCTGAGAGGATGAAGTTTTCGGCGCTGATTATTTTTACGATACTATGGGTAACATTTGTGTATTCGCCGTTATGCCACTGGGTGTGGGGCGGCGGATGGATTGCAAAAGAACTCGGCACGCTGGATTTTGCAGGAGGAATAGTGGTTCACATAAGTTCAGCAGTTGCGGCATTGGCGGCAATAATGGTCATAGGAAAACGCAGGGGCTTCGGCATTGAGCCGATGCTGCCGCACAACCTGCCGATGACCATACTCGGATTAGGACTTTTATGGTTTGGCTGGTTTGGCTTTAATGCAGGCAGCGCACTGACATCCGGAGGGCTTGCCTCGGTAGCATTTGTAACAACAAACACAGCCGCCGGCGCTGCGGCTATGAGCTGGCTCATTATTGAATGGATGCAGAGGGGAAAACCTACTGCGCTCGGCGCAGTCAGCGGCGCTGTGGCAGGGCTTGCAGGCATAACACCTGCCGCAGGTTTTGTCAGCCCCCTGTCGGCAATATTAATCGGCATAATTGCAGGGGCCTTGTGCTACATGGGCGTTAATATGAAATCAAGACTCGGCTATGACGATTCGCTTGATGTAATCGGGATTCACGGCGTCAGCGGGACCTGGGGAGTATTGGCGGTAGGGCTTTTTGCATCAACAGCCATAAACTCTGCCGGCAAGGATGGACTGTTTTTCGGTAATCCTTCATTGCTCTGGACACAGTCTGCCTCTGTAATAGTATCTTATATTTTTGTTTTTATCTCAACGCTAATCATTCTTAAACTTGTTGACTGGACAATAGGGCTGAGGGTCAAGGACGGTGAAGAGTTTCTTGGACTGGATCAGTCTCTTCACGGTGAAAACGCGTATACGCAGTAA
- a CDS encoding P-II family nitrogen regulator: MKKIEAIIKPFKLDEIKKALNELGVQGMTVTEVRGFGRQKGHIEFYRGAEYDINFVPKVKIEMVVPDKIAEEAISVIQEHAKTGDIGDGKIFISNIDEVIRIRTGEKGEAAV; encoded by the coding sequence ATGAAAAAGATTGAGGCGATAATTAAACCGTTCAAGCTTGATGAGATAAAAAAAGCCCTGAATGAACTCGGCGTGCAGGGAATGACGGTGACTGAGGTCAGGGGTTTTGGAAGACAGAAAGGGCACATAGAGTTTTACCGCGGGGCCGAGTATGACATAAATTTTGTTCCGAAGGTAAAAATAGAGATGGTCGTGCCGGATAAAATAGCAGAGGAGGCAATCTCCGTGATTCAGGAGCATGCAAAAACAGGCGACATCGGCGACGGAAAGATCTTTATCTCAAATATTGATGAGGTAATCAGGATACGAACAGGTGAAAAAGGAGAGGCAGCGGTTTAG
- a CDS encoding type 1 glutamine amidotransferase, which yields MSVLICKNIITEGPGTIEDYLKLQKISYCIVDLSAGVRLLAPDAFDTLVMMGGPMSVNEDNIYTYIKDEETLVRDFISKGKKVLGVCLGAQIMAKALGAKVYAGPQKESGWYNIGLTEDGLKDELFSSLLTLPGRQAPDLAYRQAGSGLLTVFHWHGETFDIPEGAVRLASSELYPNQAFKYGKNAYAFQFHIEVTRKMITDWLRDAPDFQKIEKDSETFYREYSVRAEKFYEKFFTH from the coding sequence ATGTCAGTGCTAATTTGTAAAAACATAATAACTGAAGGGCCCGGGACAATTGAGGATTATCTCAAGTTACAGAAAATCTCTTATTGTATTGTAGACCTCTCAGCCGGCGTCAGGCTCCTCGCTCCCGATGCCTTTGACACGCTTGTAATGATGGGCGGGCCCATGAGTGTAAATGAAGACAACATTTATACCTATATCAAAGACGAAGAAACTCTTGTCAGGGATTTTATTTCAAAAGGCAAAAAAGTTCTTGGCGTATGTCTCGGCGCCCAGATAATGGCAAAGGCTTTGGGCGCAAAGGTTTATGCGGGCCCGCAAAAAGAGAGTGGATGGTATAATATCGGACTTACGGAGGATGGATTAAAGGATGAGTTGTTTTCTTCACTCCTGACCTTGCCTGGTAGGCAGGCTCCGGACCTTGCCTATCGACAGGCAGGCTCCGGACTTTTAACTGTCTTCCACTGGCATGGAGAGACCTTTGATATTCCGGAAGGCGCAGTAAGACTTGCATCTTCTGAATTGTATCCGAATCAGGCTTTCAAGTACGGCAAAAACGCCTATGCGTTTCAATTCCATATTGAAGTGACACGGAAGATGATAACGGACTGGCTCAGGGATGCGCCTGATTTTCAGAAAATTGAGAAAGACTCGGAAACATTTTACAGGGAATATTCCGTAAGGGCGGAAAAGTTTTATGAAAAATTTTTCACACACTAA
- the glnA gene encoding type I glutamate--ammonia ligase, with protein MTPKDVIKMAQENKAVMANFKFLDFPGIWQHFAVPIAELKEEIFEEGLGFDGSSIRGWQAIHTSDMLIIPDPKTAFMDPFMEYPTISLICNVVDPITKEFYTRDPRYIAQKAEAYLKSTGIGDTAYFGPEAEFFIFDNVRFDQNSQSGYYFVDSIEGIWNSGRVENPNLGYKPRHKEGYFPVPPTDSQVNLRTEMVMEMQKCGIYVEKEHHEVATAGQAEIDMRFESLVKMADNLMLFKYIIKNVAKRHGKTVTFMPKPLFGDNGSGMHVHQSIWKNGKPTFAGKGYAGLSDSALHYIGGILKHAKSLAAITNPTTNSYKRLTPGFEAPVNLAYSARNRSASIRIPTYSASPKAKRAEIRFPDPSCNGYLAFAAMLMAGLDGIENKIHPGEPLDKDIYELGPEELANVPTMPGTLEDALNHLEADHEFLMKGNVFTEDAIKTWIAYKRKNEVDALRLRPHPYEFFLYFDI; from the coding sequence ATGACACCAAAAGACGTAATCAAGATGGCGCAGGAAAACAAGGCGGTCATGGCAAATTTCAAGTTCCTTGATTTTCCCGGCATCTGGCAGCATTTTGCAGTGCCGATAGCAGAATTAAAGGAGGAGATATTTGAGGAAGGGCTCGGCTTTGACGGCTCTTCAATCAGGGGATGGCAGGCAATCCACACGTCTGACATGCTGATAATCCCTGATCCGAAGACTGCATTCATGGACCCTTTCATGGAGTATCCAACGATAAGCTTAATCTGCAATGTCGTAGACCCGATAACAAAAGAATTTTATACTAGGGACCCGCGTTATATTGCGCAAAAGGCTGAGGCATATCTGAAATCAACCGGCATAGGCGACACGGCATATTTCGGGCCCGAGGCTGAGTTTTTTATTTTTGACAATGTAAGATTCGACCAAAACTCGCAGAGCGGTTACTATTTTGTTGACTCTATTGAAGGCATATGGAATTCAGGCCGTGTTGAAAATCCGAATCTTGGATACAAACCAAGACATAAGGAAGGTTATTTCCCGGTTCCGCCCACAGATAGTCAGGTAAATTTGAGGACAGAGATGGTCATGGAGATGCAGAAATGCGGCATTTATGTTGAAAAAGAGCATCACGAGGTGGCAACAGCAGGACAGGCTGAGATAGACATGAGATTTGAATCTCTGGTTAAAATGGCTGACAATCTCATGCTGTTTAAATACATAATCAAGAATGTTGCAAAAAGGCACGGCAAGACAGTGACTTTCATGCCTAAGCCTTTATTCGGGGACAACGGCTCAGGCATGCACGTACATCAGAGCATATGGAAAAACGGCAAGCCTACCTTTGCGGGAAAAGGTTATGCAGGCTTAAGCGATTCTGCGCTTCACTATATAGGCGGCATATTAAAACATGCAAAATCACTCGCAGCAATTACAAACCCGACTACCAACTCTTACAAGAGATTGACCCCGGGATTTGAGGCGCCGGTTAATCTTGCATACTCTGCAAGAAACCGCTCCGCATCCATCAGAATACCGACCTATTCCGCAAGCCCGAAGGCAAAAAGGGCTGAGATCAGATTCCCTGACCCTTCATGCAATGGCTATCTTGCCTTTGCTGCCATGTTAATGGCAGGGCTTGACGGCATTGAGAACAAAATACATCCGGGAGAGCCGCTTGATAAGGACATCTACGAACTCGGTCCCGAAGAGCTGGCAAATGTGCCGACAATGCCCGGAACCCTTGAGGATGCGCTTAACCACCTTGAGGCAGACCATGAATTTCTGATGAAAGGCAATGTATTTACGGAAGATGCCATCAAGACATGGATAGCATACAAGAGGAAAAATGAGGTTGATGCGCTGAGATTAAGACCGCATCCCTACGAGTTCTTCCTGTATTTTGACATTTAA
- a CDS encoding CopG family transcriptional regulator, giving the protein MKSKIKYTDKPMGKLRVIKDFLPTPDKLVLKEENIKITIALHKSSIDFFKREAQRYHTSYQKMIRRLIDLYASQHKKSA; this is encoded by the coding sequence ATGAAGAGCAAAATAAAATACACTGATAAGCCGATGGGTAAGTTGAGAGTCATTAAAGACTTCCTTCCTACGCCTGACAAATTGGTATTGAAAGAGGAAAATATTAAGATAACCATTGCTCTGCACAAATCAAGCATTGATTTTTTTAAAAGAGAGGCGCAGCGTTATCATACTTCATATCAAAAAATGATCAGACGGCTGATAGATTTATACGCCTCACAACATAAAAAAAGCGCTTAA
- a CDS encoding BrnT family toxin: MKKTCFDWDEGKDRENQTKHNVSFAMAQHAFFDPHRVIVEDINHNSEEERFYCIGRVGEGIMTVRFTYRENIIRIYGAGYWRKGRKIYEEQNKIH; encoded by the coding sequence ATGAAGAAAACCTGCTTTGACTGGGATGAGGGAAAAGACAGGGAAAACCAAACTAAACATAATGTTTCTTTTGCAATGGCGCAGCACGCTTTCTTTGACCCTCACCGCGTAATAGTTGAAGATATTAATCATAACTCTGAAGAAGAACGGTTTTATTGTATCGGCAGGGTCGGCGAAGGCATAATGACGGTCAGGTTTACTTATAGAGAAAACATTATCCGCATCTATGGTGCGGGATATTGGAGAAAAGGGAGGAAAATATATGAAGAGCAAAATAAAATACACTGA
- a CDS encoding PIN domain nuclease, with protein sequence MKILKGIEKLAVDANPILSAIIGGNSRTVFLTTENIVFYTTAFNLKEVEKYIPVLAEKRDIPLEDLYLAVSMLPILVCGSEVYKDKINKAQVMLGERDPDDIHLLALSLKLGCPIWSNDKDFGELGVTVYTTLDLIRK encoded by the coding sequence TTGAAGATTTTGAAAGGCATAGAAAAACTCGCCGTAGACGCTAATCCAATCCTGTCAGCAATAATTGGCGGAAACTCAAGGACTGTATTTTTAACTACTGAAAATATAGTTTTTTATACCACTGCATTTAATCTGAAGGAAGTTGAAAAATATATCCCTGTCCTTGCGGAAAAAAGAGACATACCGTTAGAAGACCTTTATCTTGCGGTTTCCATGCTGCCCATTCTCGTATGTGGCAGTGAAGTTTATAAGGATAAAATAAATAAGGCTCAGGTTATGTTGGGAGAAAGAGACCCTGATGATATACATCTCCTTGCGTTATCCCTGAAGCTCGGCTGCCCCATATGGAGCAATGATAAGGATTTTGGCGAACTGGGAGTTACGGTTTATACCACACTGGATTTAATCAGAAAATAA
- a CDS encoding P-II family nitrogen regulator, whose translation MKMITAVIKPFKLDDVKKALNDAGIHGMTVTEVKGFGRQKGHVELYRGTTYEVNFLPKIKIEVAVSDEKADEIVRTISETAKTGEIGDGKIFISGIEDVLRIRTGERGEEAL comes from the coding sequence ATGAAAATGATAACTGCTGTAATTAAACCATTCAAACTTGATGATGTTAAGAAGGCGCTTAATGATGCCGGGATTCACGGAATGACAGTGACAGAGGTAAAGGGTTTTGGCAGGCAAAAGGGACATGTGGAGCTTTACAGGGGGACAACTTATGAGGTGAATTTTCTGCCGAAGATTAAGATAGAAGTTGCGGTTTCCGATGAAAAGGCGGATGAGATAGTAAGGACAATTTCTGAAACTGCAAAGACCGGCGAAATCGGCGACGGGAAAATTTTTATTTCAGGCATTGAAGATGTCTTAAGGATAAGGACCGGAGAGCGGGGAGAAGAGGCGCTGTGA
- the glnE gene encoding bifunctional [glutamate--ammonia ligase]-adenylyl-L-tyrosine phosphorylase/[glutamate--ammonia-ligase] adenylyltransferase, with amino-acid sequence MPSDKEIFQSITEASQNTADPKRAETNLLRLLEAAPEKELFLPYLTDIAQLFSVSQFLANHCFSYPDELFSALRQIKEPVTKKFLFEQGAEELFPSQRDTKNNGKNPPSPPFDKGGMGGFLGESSDLMKKIRLFKKRYLLRITLRDITGVTDILASMDEITSLAEVIIHFALHAALQMNRQKFGNLSSEEGLSLIALGKLGGEELNYSSDIDLMAVYENEEGQTSGIMSPSGVRMNRISSSEFYFKVIELFNRMLSANTEDGIAYRVDLRLRPQGEKGEVALPLKAYGAYYETWGRTWERMALIRARHIAGSPDTGSAFMKVIEPFVWKQAMDFTEIEEIKSLKKKIDSAFSKNDIKRGYGGIREAEFFIQTFQLIYGHKHEGLRTHRLLNAIQSLRWLGLVPEEDLVMLWDNYLHLRRIEHLLQMKDDLQTHSLPASADDLISLAKKKGFISPDEFLSDLRLRRMKIRNMYNSLLGTEEDVHAEALSLLEGDLSGDELAGYLSFRGLKTPSGGLKNLRGIREQFEHFKTQRERTVMRKAVPMLIENALNAESPDRALSGLERFFTATGIRETYLTGLMERKELKDGIIKIFSLSAYLSRIFLSTSQYLDLLIEGNVIQKTSKQTLEDLERIITHEHFETGIAVYKNAEEIRLGSFFLMRVIANHNLVRYLSHLADAVTRIITERSLSTATPLMPPLPRGKLRGAGFSVIGLGKLGGREITFGSDLDIIFLSETPDDLKIAEKILKTLTAYTDKGVLYNVDMRLRPDGSKGVLLNDIAGYKNYYQKNAHLWEIQALLKARPIAGDMNYAKAFMETAKAAVLKRGREIKTEDLKAMRERIVKELSHESKGLDIKLGHGGIEEIEFFVQRLQLQNARSAPEILLQNTPLAIKRLMKKNLLGVQNGKTLLSSYEYLRTLETFMRLNEEYVIIENSEFAELAAVFMGHKSKDEFLEYVRGLRERVFELIGGAYELH; translated from the coding sequence ATGCCTTCTGACAAGGAAATATTTCAAAGCATAACAGAAGCATCGCAGAATACCGCTGATCCCAAAAGGGCGGAGACAAATCTTCTCAGGCTTTTAGAGGCGGCTCCTGAAAAAGAACTTTTCCTGCCTTATTTGACGGACATTGCACAGCTTTTTTCCGTAAGCCAGTTCCTTGCAAACCACTGCTTTTCATATCCTGATGAACTTTTCAGCGCATTGAGGCAAATCAAGGAGCCTGTCACAAAAAAATTTCTTTTTGAACAGGGCGCTGAAGAACTTTTTCCTTCACAAAGAGATACAAAAAACAATGGAAAAAATCCCCCCTCACCCCCCTTTGACAAAGGGGGGATGGGGGGATTTTTAGGTGAAAGTTCAGACCTTATGAAGAAGATACGGTTATTCAAAAAACGGTATCTCCTGCGGATTACCCTGCGTGATATTACAGGCGTGACAGATATACTTGCCTCAATGGATGAGATTACCTCCCTTGCCGAAGTAATTATACATTTTGCGCTCCATGCCGCTTTACAGATGAACCGGCAGAAATTCGGAAACCTGTCCTCTGAAGAAGGGCTCAGCCTTATCGCACTGGGCAAGCTCGGCGGCGAAGAACTGAATTACAGTTCTGACATTGACCTCATGGCAGTTTATGAAAATGAAGAAGGGCAGACTTCCGGCATAATGAGTCCGTCAGGAGTAAGAATGAACCGGATAAGCAGCAGCGAGTTTTATTTTAAAGTTATAGAGCTTTTCAACAGGATGCTTTCTGCAAATACGGAGGACGGCATTGCATACCGGGTGGACCTCAGGCTCAGGCCTCAGGGTGAAAAGGGAGAAGTTGCGCTTCCCTTGAAGGCATACGGCGCCTACTATGAAACATGGGGGCGCACATGGGAGCGCATGGCTCTGATAAGGGCGCGGCATATAGCAGGCAGTCCGGATACCGGCAGTGCCTTTATGAAAGTGATAGAGCCCTTTGTCTGGAAACAGGCCATGGATTTCACTGAGATTGAAGAGATTAAATCACTGAAGAAAAAAATTGATTCGGCTTTTTCAAAAAATGATATAAAGCGCGGATACGGAGGCATAAGGGAGGCGGAATTTTTCATTCAGACATTTCAGCTTATTTACGGTCATAAACATGAGGGGCTCAGAACTCACAGGCTTTTAAATGCAATACAGTCCCTGCGGTGGCTTGGGCTGGTGCCTGAAGAAGACCTCGTTATGCTGTGGGATAACTATCTTCACCTGAGGCGCATTGAGCATCTCCTTCAGATGAAGGACGACCTTCAAACTCATTCACTGCCGGCATCAGCGGATGATCTGATTTCCCTTGCCAAAAAGAAAGGCTTTATTTCCCCGGATGAATTCCTCTCGGACCTCAGGTTAAGGAGAATGAAAATAAGAAATATGTATAACTCCCTTCTCGGCACTGAAGAAGATGTGCATGCCGAGGCGCTTTCTCTCCTTGAAGGCGACCTCAGCGGCGATGAACTTGCCGGCTACCTCTCTTTCAGGGGATTAAAAACACCATCCGGCGGGCTTAAAAATCTCAGGGGAATCCGAGAGCAGTTTGAACACTTCAAGACACAGAGGGAGCGCACAGTAATGAGGAAGGCCGTTCCCATGCTCATTGAAAATGCATTAAATGCGGAAAGCCCTGACAGGGCGCTGAGCGGTCTTGAGAGGTTTTTCACGGCAACAGGCATCAGGGAGACATACCTTACGGGACTCATGGAAAGAAAAGAATTGAAGGATGGAATCATCAAAATATTTTCTCTGAGCGCTTATCTATCAAGAATATTTCTGAGCACCTCTCAATACCTGGACCTTCTTATTGAAGGCAATGTCATACAAAAGACATCAAAGCAAACCCTTGAAGATCTGGAAAGAATCATCACCCATGAACATTTTGAGACAGGGATTGCAGTGTATAAAAACGCCGAGGAAATCCGCCTCGGAAGTTTTTTTCTTATGCGCGTTATCGCAAACCATAATCTGGTCAGATATCTTTCCCATCTTGCGGATGCAGTAACCCGAATAATAACTGAAAGGTCTTTATCCACTGCTACCCCCTTAATGCCCCCCTTGCCGAGGGGGAAATTAAGGGGGGCAGGATTCTCCGTGATTGGGCTTGGGAAACTCGGCGGCCGGGAAATAACCTTCGGTTCGGACCTGGATATAATATTCCTGTCTGAAACTCCTGATGATCTGAAAATAGCGGAAAAAATATTAAAAACACTTACAGCATATACTGATAAAGGCGTTCTGTACAATGTTGACATGCGGCTCAGACCCGACGGTTCAAAGGGCGTTCTTCTAAATGACATCGCAGGCTACAAAAATTATTATCAAAAAAATGCGCACCTGTGGGAAATTCAGGCGCTTCTTAAGGCAAGACCCATTGCAGGCGACATGAATTATGCAAAGGCATTCATGGAAACGGCAAAAGCAGCCGTTTTAAAAAGGGGACGGGAAATAAAAACTGAGGACCTGAAGGCTATGAGGGAGCGGATAGTAAAAGAGCTTTCTCATGAATCAAAAGGCCTTGATATAAAACTCGGACATGGAGGGATAGAGGAGATAGAATTTTTTGTCCAGAGGCTTCAGCTTCAAAACGCACGGAGCGCCCCTGAAATACTTTTACAGAATACTCCCCTTGCAATAAAACGCCTCATGAAAAAAAATTTACTTGGCGTCCAAAATGGAAAAACGCTCTTAAGCTCCTACGAATATCTGCGCACTCTTGAAACCTTTATGCGTTTAAATGAGGAATATGTCATTATTGAAAATTCTGAATTTGCTGAACTGGCCGCTGTTTTTATGGGGCATAAAAGCAAAGATGAATTTCTGGAATATGTGAGAGGATTGAGGGAAAGAGTCTTTGAATTGATCGGAGGCGCTTATGAACTTCATTAA
- a CDS encoding SET domain-containing protein-lysine N-methyltransferase, producing MADPRGFISFDIGLIYTFKGPTISFDETKTSGITECMSLQYGFDKYIDTEAPGRFVNHSCEPNTGIINNFDLVALEDIPIHSEIRFDYSTTMDENYFQMECKCGKPSCRKVVTDFNLLPEEARKRYLDLNIVMNFIKAQY from the coding sequence ATGGCAGACCCAAGAGGTTTTATAAGTTTTGACATTGGACTCATTTATACTTTTAAAGGACCAACCATTTCATTTGATGAAACTAAAACTAGTGGTATAACAGAATGTATGTCATTGCAGTATGGCTTTGACAAATATATTGATACAGAAGCACCGGGTAGATTTGTGAATCATTCTTGTGAGCCAAATACAGGAATTATAAATAATTTTGACTTAGTTGCTCTCGAAGATATTCCTATTCATTCCGAAATACGATTTGATTATTCAACAACTATGGACGAAAACTATTTTCAAATGGAATGCAAATGTGGAAAGCCTTCTTGCAGAAAAGTCGTTACAGATTTCAATCTCCTACCTGAAGAAGCAAGGAAAAGATACCTTGATTTAAATATAGTGATGAACTTCATTAAGGCACAATACTAG
- a CDS encoding site-specific DNA-methyltransferase, with protein sequence MNLSPTQLTDKPLFPQKKTLTDSFNDNILDNVHIDIAHENHTDISKEQRTALTEIEALDCKLLQHFHNKIKLQPILTRQLVSFQANKPRPSYRWYKYKEAFSASLIEYLLSNYGITSGKVLDPFAGSGTTLFAASAYGLDADGIELLPIGQQIISARKCLEREFIKKDIASLNRWITDSPWRKTKARKALPRLRITDGAYPKETLDSIEQYIGTLKQENERVQLVLQFALLCVLESIGFTRKDGQCLRWDYRSGRRQGAKPFNKGAILNFDKAICDKINEICRDLQSTNGDSELFPSKILQGNIHLLNGSCLDIMPTLPNKSYNAIVTSPPYCNRYDYTRTYALELALLNIGEKELTKLRQEMLSCTVENRAKDLLQINPKWTTAIEAAESLELLQTILCYLEDEKAHGRLNNNGIPRMVRGYFYEMACVISECKRVLKHNALLFMVNDNVRYAGASISVDLILTNIAEKLGFHVENILVLPNGKGNSSQQMERHGRNPLRKCVYVWRKILYS encoded by the coding sequence ATGAATCTTTCACCTACTCAGCTTACAGACAAACCGCTTTTCCCGCAGAAGAAAACACTAACTGATTCTTTTAATGACAACATATTAGATAATGTGCATATTGATATTGCTCATGAAAATCACACGGATATTTCAAAAGAGCAAAGAACTGCTTTAACCGAAATAGAGGCTCTTGATTGCAAGCTCTTACAGCATTTTCATAATAAAATTAAACTCCAGCCAATATTGACACGTCAACTTGTAAGTTTTCAGGCCAATAAACCGAGACCTTCTTACCGCTGGTATAAATATAAAGAGGCTTTTTCTGCATCTCTTATTGAATATTTATTGTCTAACTATGGAATTACATCAGGTAAGGTGCTGGACCCATTTGCCGGGAGCGGCACAACCTTATTTGCAGCGAGTGCATATGGTCTTGATGCTGACGGCATTGAGCTTCTTCCCATCGGGCAACAGATTATCTCTGCAAGAAAGTGTCTGGAAAGAGAATTCATAAAAAAAGATATTGCTTCCCTCAACCGCTGGATTACAGATAGTCCTTGGCGTAAAACAAAGGCAAGAAAAGCGCTTCCCCGTTTGCGTATCACAGACGGCGCCTATCCTAAAGAAACCCTTGATTCCATTGAGCAATATATTGGAACTTTGAAACAGGAAAATGAACGTGTACAATTGGTCTTGCAATTTGCACTTCTTTGTGTATTAGAGTCAATCGGTTTTACCCGTAAAGATGGACAATGTCTTCGCTGGGATTATCGGTCTGGACGCCGGCAAGGAGCAAAGCCTTTCAATAAAGGTGCAATCCTCAACTTTGATAAAGCGATATGTGACAAGATAAATGAAATTTGTCGTGATTTGCAAAGTACAAATGGCGACAGTGAACTGTTTCCATCAAAGATTTTACAGGGTAACATCCATCTTTTAAACGGCTCTTGTCTTGATATAATGCCGACGCTGCCGAACAAATCATACAACGCTATTGTGACATCTCCGCCTTACTGTAATCGTTATGACTATACCAGAACGTATGCGCTTGAATTGGCTTTACTGAATATTGGAGAAAAAGAGCTGACAAAACTAAGACAAGAGATGTTGAGCTGTACAGTTGAAAACCGGGCAAAGGACTTACTGCAAATAAATCCGAAGTGGACCACTGCCATAGAAGCAGCAGAAAGCCTGGAATTATTGCAAACCATTTTATGCTACCTTGAGGATGAAAAGGCACACGGGCGACTGAACAACAACGGCATTCCCAGAATGGTACGCGGCTATTTTTATGAGATGGCGTGTGTCATATCAGAGTGTAAGCGTGTGCTGAAACATAATGCACTTTTGTTTATGGTCAATGATAATGTACGTTATGCCGGTGCAAGTATTTCAGTAGATTTAATACTTACAAATATTGCTGAAAAGTTAGGATTTCATGTAGAAAATATACTGGTACTCCCAAACGGTAAGGGAAACAGCAGCCAGCAAATGGAAAGGCATGGACGTAATCCCTTGAGGAAGTGTGTTTATGTCTGGAGAAAAATTTTGTACTCCTGA